GTCGCCGACGCGGGTGCCGTCGGCACGCTGGTCAACCACTCCGAGAACCGGCTCAAACTGGCCGACATAGACGGCTCGGTCCGGGCGGCCGAACGGGCCGGGCTCGAGACCGTCGTCTGTGCGAACAATCCGGCCCAGATCGGCGCGGTCACGGCGCTCGGCCCCGACGCCGTCGCCGTCGAGCCGCCGGCACTCATCGGCACGGGCACGCCCGTGAGCCAGGCCGACCCGGACGTCGTCGAGGACGCCGTTGCGGCCGCCGCGAACGTCGACCCCGACGTCCCGGTGCTCTGTGGCGCCGGCATCAGCACCGGCGACGACGTCACCGCCGCGGCCGACCTCGGTTCGGAAGGCGTACTCCTCGCCAGCGGCGTCGCCAAGGCCGACGACCCGAAAGCCGCGCTCGAGGACCTCGTCGCGCCGCTGTAACTGCAGAGTGGCCTTGCTGTCGGACTCGCTCCCTATTTTCACCATCGGGTGACGACCATTCATAGACGAGACCTATGTAATCATAAAATACATTACGAACACAGAGATAGTGGTTGAAAATGGGCCTGCTCTCCGAGGTCACGGGTAGTGGTGTTATGAACGGCTGGCGGGCGGTAGGCGTCACCGAGACGTCTCCCGGGGACGTGGTTGTGGCCGCCCTCGTGGTCCTGATCGGCGGCTTGCTCGTCGTTGCCAACTCCGACCGTGGCCGCCGGGTGACCGACCGGGCCCGATACAACCCGTCCGAGGTGGTGATCTACGGCGTTGGCGTCAACGTCGGTTTTATCCTCGTCCTGTTGGTTCTCGTCATTTTTGGGCTCGCGGCTCTCGCACTCCCGCTGTTGCTCGTCTACGCCGTGCTCGCGGTGGCTGCAACCGTAGTCGGGTACCTGGCGGTCGGACGGCTGGTCGCCGGGAACTGGTGGCTCGTCGTTGCAGTGGGAGCAGTCGCAGCCGCGATTGCGGTGGTGGTGCCGTATCTCGGTACCGTGACCGGACTCGCCGTCACGAGTGTCGGGTTCGGAATGCTGGTACTGGAGTACAACTCGGCGTACGACCGCGAAGTAGAAACGGAGTTAGCCGGGCCGGCAAACATGAGATCTCACATCGGCGTCAGCACCAAGAATGGCGCAGTCACTCGGTTTCAGATCACTATCACCTACTGGACAGGAGTGGATCACGAGACCGTCGTTCGATACGTACACGACCCGACCGAAAACGGGTCCGACGTCACCGAGGATGGACTCCGGATACGGATTCACGGCGAGGCTGGTAGCATCGACGTCGAAGACGTCACCGAGCCAATCGAACCAGATGACGCCGTTCAACAGGCGTTCGAGCACCTCGAGACGAATCTCGACGAGCTCGTCCGCGAGTTCGAGCACGACCGGGGTATCGAGGCCGATGAGGCAGAGTGGAGCTACGAGATGCCGCTCGAGGCATCCGAGCTCCGATCGGCACGTGAGACACTCGGTGAGCAACGAGAGACGGTTACCGCCTATCTGGCAACGGCCGCTGACAGCCCCCAGGCCGGCTGGTTACTCGAGGGCGGTCGCTAGCGTAACCGTTGAGAGTCGGGTCGGGAGAGCCAGCAGTTTTGCCACTGGATGTGGCTGTTGGTCACGAACTATGGGTTCCTGCGTTCTCGTCAGTTCTGAAGCGCGTATCAGATCCCGCTTCGAACCGACTCGAGCGACCTCGAGCTTCGATCAGTCGTGTCGCTCGAGTTCGGCCCCGAGTTCGTAGAGCACCTCGAAGAAGTTCGGGAAGGAGACGTCGACGTGCTCTGCCCCCTGAATCGTCGTCTCGCCGTCGGCGACCAGTCCAGCGATCGCGAGCGACATGACGATCCGGTGGTCGCCGCGGCCGTCGACGGTCGCGCCCTCGAGGCTCGACTCGTCGCCGTGGATCGTCAGCGCGTCCTGCTCTTCGGTCGTCTCGACGCCCATGTTCCCGAGTTCCTCGGCCATCGCGCTCACCCGGTCGGTCTCCTTGTACCGGACGTGTTCGGCGTTCGTAATCTGCGTGTCGCCGCTGGCGACGGCTCCAAGAGTCGCGATCGTCGGCAGCAGGTCGGGGGTGTCCTCGACCGAGACCTCGATCCCCTCGAGGTCCGAGGCCGCGACCTCGAGCACGCCGTCGGCCTCGTCCCAGTCGATCTCGGCGCCCATGCGCTCGAGAATCTCGACGATCGCAATATCGCCCTGGGCGCTCGGGTAGGCCCCCTTCACGAGCACGGCGTCGTCCCCGGCGACGGCTCCTGCGGCAGCGAGATACGAGATCGACGAGAAGTCACCTGGGACGGCGTACTCGCCGTCGGTCGGCTCGTAGTGCTGGCCGCCGTCGACGGCGAACCCGTCGGCCGTTCGTCGGGCCTCGACGCCGAACTCGTCGAGCACCTCGATCGTGACGTCGACGTACGGCGCGGACTTGAGTTCGGTCTCGAGTTCGAGTTCGATTCCCTCGTCGGTCACCGCACCCGCCATCAGCAGCGCCGAGAGGTACTGCGAGGAGACGTCACCGGGGATCGACACCGTCCCGCCAGAGACGGGGCCGGTGATCACGAGCGGCGCCTGGCCGTTCCCGCGGGTGCTCATCGCTACGCCGTCGAGGTCGGTGATCGCCTCGAGCAGCGGTCCCTGCGGGCGCGAGCGAAGCGAGGCGTCGCCGGTGAGGACGGTCGTCCCGTCGGCGAGCGCGGCCGTCGCCGACACCAGCCGCATCGTCGTTCCGCTGTTGTCGCAGTCGAGTACGTCCGGCGGGACGTCGGGACGACCGCCGAAGCCGTCGACCTCGAGGCGTCCGGTCTCGCGGTCGCGGCTCACGGCGCCGCCGAACAGGTCGACGGCCCGGGCGGTCGCCCGCGTGTCGGCGCTCCAGAGGGCGTCGTGGACCAGCGCGCCGTCGGCGTAGCCCGACGCGAGGATCGCCCGGTGGGTGTAACTCTTCGACGGTGGGGCGCGCGCCTCGCCGCGCACGCTCGAGGGTGTGAGAGTGACGTCCATGGTCGGCCTGTCGTTCGGTCCGCCTATCACGGTACCGGTATCCGCCGGAACGGCGACAGCTGTCCACGAGCAGCTCACGGTGTTCGCCGTGACGGCCGCCGGTGGAGCGCGTAGGCGATCAGGGCGAGCCCAGCGAACTGGGTGACGTGGACGGCGAGCCAGAACCAGTCCTGCTGGGGCAACGAGAGCAGGCGGAGGTTGATCAGGATCGTGCCGACGAATGACGTCGTGTAGGTGACAGCCGTTAGCAACACTAGCCCCAGCGCGAGGTACCACAGCGAGGGCTCCTCGTATCGACGCATCGCGCGAAGAGCCTGAATCCCGATGTAGAGACCGAGCACCGTCGCGCCGAGCGCGAACGCGCCGACGGCGAGTTCCATCGTTCGAACGTCCTCGAGCATTCAGAGCTCACCCCAGAGCCGGTAGAGCCGGTCGACCACGTCCTCGTCGCGCCGGGTCAGTTCGTACGTGAACCCGTCGTCGTCGAGGCGGAGGTGGACCTCAGCCAGGGTAGCCGCGTAGATCGTATCGTGGTTACCGTCCTCGCGAATCCGGGTCTGTTCGTGGACGACGTCCGCCGCCTCGAGGCGCTCGAGCCGCCGGTAGATCGTCGAGAGCGACGCGTCGCAGTGGTCGGCGAGCTGGGTCGCTGTCATGGGTTCTTCACACGTCGCTTCGAGGATCGATCGGGCGTACTCGTCGTCGAGCAGGGCGACGACGGTCTCGAGCGACGGCTCCGTGGTCACGTCTTCGGGATCGGTCATCCGATAGTTAACCCCACCGGACTGTCTTCCGAGTCGATACCACTTGCGCCCCTCGAGCATCGAGCGGACCAGCATCGGTCGGTCGTCTTTGACGTGCCCCCGTGGCGCCGGCGGTTCGGTCGTCCATCGTTGGCGCACGGTCTCACTCGAGGTGCTGGTACTCGAGGACGAGCACCTGGGACTCGTTCGGTTCGTACACGACCTGGAGGGACGTGGCGTCGGATCGGTCGCCGACGTCGACCGTCAGTTCGTCGCCCGGCTCGACCGTGTCGAACCGGTCGTCGAACTGGGGTTCGACTGGGACGTCGGTTCCGGGATAGACGAGCCGGAGGTCGGCCGCGTCGACCGCGTCGCCGGCCAGGTGTGCGATACGAACCGCGTCGCCGCCGTCTTCGACCGTCGTCTCCCACGTGATCTGGGGCGGGGCCGGTCGCTCCTGGTCGCCGGCCCACTCGAGCGCCTCCTCGCGCGTCCATTTGACGGCGACGTCGACGGCCGACCCGTCGACGGTGACGTCGGCGGTGTGTGCCCTGGCCCACTCGTTGCGGTCCTCGAGATGGGTTTTCAGGCGTCGCTCGGAGAACGTCGCCGCCGTCCCGAGTCGAACGTGGATCACCTCGTAGGCGTACTCGGCGTCGGACGTGGAACAGACCACGCTCCATCGCGGATCGTGCCCCTCGAACAGTTCGATTCCGAGCGGTTCGCCCGCGCCGTCGGTGGCGCGCCAGAACGACATCGCCGGCATCGCCCCCAGGTTCCGGCTGATCGTGTCGAACGCGTCGTCGACCTCGTGCAGTCGCTCGCGTCGTCCAGCCCCCGCGTCGACGACCGCCTCGACGACTGCGGGGGCGCGTTCGACCCCGCTGTAGACCATCGTGCCGTCGCGAACGGCGACGGCACGGTCGGTTCCCGGGCGCTCGAACAGGTCGTACCCCTCGTACTCGCCGGCCGCCTCGTAGCCGCTATCGAGAACCGTTTCCCGGACCGACGTCGCGTCGAACGAGCCACGGCCGACGACGGCGTCCCCGAGATTGATCAGGTCGTCGTAGTTCCGGTAGCCGACCCCGAGGTAATCGAGGTACGAGGCGAACACGCCGGTAATAAGGTCGTGGGTGCCGGTGACGAACGCGTCGTCGCCGTAGACCTCTCGCGGGGCGAGGTAGTCGACGCGGGGAACGTCTCCGTCGGTCCGAGAGAAGCTAGCGGGCGTCCACTCGCGATAGGTCGGCTCGTCGGACTCGGGCACGTCGACGTCGGCGTACCGGACCTGCTGGCCCAGCATCGGCATCGACGAGAGACAGCCGGCAGTCGAGCTGGCGACCAGCCCGGCACCGAGCATACCGGCGAACCGACGCCGGCCGATCCGGGATCGTCTTCGTTCGGAATCGTCTGATTGCATCTGCTTCGAGCCTCGTACCAGGGACCCATATAACGGGCCAGGGACTGCGCGGCCGGGCAAGTTCCCGAAACGTATTTGTATTCCTGACTGTCGTCCAGTGTGACTGCAGCGCAAGTACACACTCGAGGACTGGGTCGTGAAACTGCCGTTCGGGTGTGTCTCGTCTAACGTTCCGTAATCCGCGCAATTATGCGTCCCGCTCACAGACGTCCTGCCATGCACGTCGACCTCTCACCGTTGCACCGCTATCTCGAGCGCGAATCCATCGACGGCTACCTCATCGACGACGACTCCACCGATCCCGACCAGCGGTACGTCTCGGGGTTCGACGCCCCCGACGCGTACGTGACGCTGGTGACCGACGACGGCGTACACGTCCTCGTCTCGGGCCTCGAGTACGGCCGCGCCGTGAAGGAAGCCGACGTGGACACCGTCACTCGGCTCTCGGAGTACGACTACCGATCGCTGCTGGAGGGGTACGGCACCTACGAAGGACGCGTTCGCGTCGTCGCGGCGTTCCTCGCGGACCACGGCGTCGAGTCGGTCGCCGTGCCGAAAGGATTCCCGACGGGGACGGCGGACGGGCTCCGCGAACAGGAGCTCTCGGTGGTCGTCGAACCCGAGGGGATCGTCGAGGAGATTCGCGCACGAAAAACCGACGAGGAGATCGAGCACGTGCGCGAGGCTCAGCGGGCGAACGAGGCCGCGATGGCCGTCGTCGAGGGGCTGATCGCCGGTGCCGAGATCGAAGACGGCGTCCTCGTCCACGAGGGCGAGCCGCTCACGAGCGAGCGCGTCAAGACGGCACTCGAGATCGAACTTCTGCACTACAACTGCGGGCTCGACGACGCCATCGTCGCCTGCGGGGCCGACGGCGCGGACCCCCACGACCGCGGGAGCGGGCCGCTCCGTGCGAACGAACTGATCGTGGTCGACATCTTCCCACGGGACAAGGAGACGAAGTACTTCGGCGACGTGACCCGGACGTTCCTCCGCGGGGAGCCGACCGACGAGATGCGCCGACGCTACGAGGTGACGCGAGAGGCCTACGAGGCCGCCCTCGAGGCCGTCGAGCCGGGCGTCACGGGCGCCGAGGTCCACGACGCAGCCTGTGACGTCATCGAAGCCGCCGGTTTCGACACTCTCCGGAGCGACCCCGGTGCAGAGACGGGCTTCATCCACAGCACGGGCCACGGCGTCGGGCTGGCGCTCCACGAGGCGCCGAGCGTCTCGCCGGCCGGCGGCGAACTCGAGCCGGGTCACGTGATCACGATCGAACCCGGCCTCTACGACCCCGACGTCGGCGGCGTCCGCATCGAGGACCTCGTGGTCGTCACCGAGGATGGCTACGAGAACCTCACCGAGTATCCGGTGTCGCTCGAGCCCGCCAGCCGGTCGGACCGACTCGAGCGCTGACCGCGACGGCGCCATAATGACGGTTGTAACTGTGTACCGGTGATCGCCGTCCCGGTGGGGCGATCACCGGGAAGAGACTACAACCATCGTTATCTGGAGTACAGCACGTCGCCGTCGCCGCCCCCACCGAACTCCTCGAGCCACTCGAGCGCCTCACCCACGTCGTGCGTCGGCGGCGAACACGTCCGATCCCGACAGACGTAGAGCGTCGGCTCGCCCTCGCGCGTCTCGCGGCCGGCCCAGATCGGCGGCGCTTCCGTGAGCTCGAGGCGCTCGAGCCACGCCTCGAGTCCCTCCTCCGTCGGCGGCCGGCGGGCGAACAGCAGGTCGGGTCGATAGGAGGTCACGAACCGTTCGCGCCACTCGTCGGGCACTTCCTCGGCGGCGACCGTCACCTCGAGCGCGCCTGACTCGAGGCGGTCGGCGGCGAGACAGAGGCTGACGTGCTGGAGCGGATTCGAGGTGAGACGGTTGGCGTGGGTCTCGAGGACCGCCTCGGCGATCCCCGCGAGGTCGTCGTCGGCGAACTCCTCGAGGGCGAGCAGTGTCTCGACGGCCACGCCGGCCGAGGAGGGCGTCGAGCTATCGTCGAGCTCCTGGGGCCGGGTGACCAGCGACTCGCCGCTCTCGGGCGTGAAGTAGAGCGTCTTTTGCACCTCGTCCCAGAACTCCTCCTCGATCGTCCGTGCTAACTCGAGCGCGAACGCGAGGTGGTCGACCGCACCGGTGGCCTGGTAGCAGTCGAGCGCCCCACGAGCGAGGAAGGCGTAGTCCTCGAGGTAGCCGTCCACGGCCACGTCCCCATCCTTGTAGCGGCGAGCCAGCCGCCCCGCCTCGTCGTCCCAGAGACGATCGCGAACGAACGTGAGGGCGTCGACGGCCGACTCGGCGTAGGTCTCTTCTCCGAGGACGATCGCGGCCTCGGCGAACGCCGAGATCATGAGCCCGTTCCAGCCCGCGAGCACCTTCTCGTCGCGGTTCGGTCGCGGGCGCTCCTCGCGCGCCTCGAAGATCGTCTCGCGGGCGGCCTCGAGTCGCCGTTCGACCTCGCTCGCCTCGAGATCGTACTCCGCGGCCAGTTCCTCGATCGACGCATCGAGGTTCAACACGCTCGTCCCCTCGAAGTTGCCCGACTCGGTGACCTGGTAGCGGGCACAGAAGAGCTCGGCGTCGGTCTCGTCCTCGAGGATTTCGTGGACCTCCTCGGGCGACCAGACGTAGAACGCGCCCTCCTCGCGCTCGCCGGTCTCGGGCTCCTCGCTCTGGGCATCCAACGTGGAGAAAAAGCCGCCCTCGGGGTGCGTTAGCTCCCGATCGACGAACTCGAGCGTCTCGTGGACGACCGCGGCGTACCGATCGTCGTCGGTCAGCTGGTAGCCAGCGAGGTACGCCCGCGGGAGTTCGGCGTTGTCGTAGCCCATCTTCTCGAAGTGGGGCACCGTCCAGTCGCGGTCGACGCAGTAGCGGTGGAAGCCGCCGCCGACGTGGTCGTAGAGTCCGCCCGCGGCCATCGCGTCGAGCGTCTCGAGGGCGACGTCGCGGTACTCGTCTCGGCCCGTCCGGTCGTGGGCACGAAGGAGGGCGTGGATCCGCCCGGGCTGGGGGAACTTCGGGCCGTCGCTCCCGAAGCCGCCGTACTCGCGATCGGCGCTCCGGACCGCCGCGTCCGCGGCCGACTCGAGCACGTCGCTCGTCGGTGCCGACGCCCGGATCGAGTCGGGTGTCTCCTCGAGTCGCCCCTTCGCGGCGTCGGTCCACTGCTGTGCGCGGGACTCGACCTCCTCCCGATCGTCCTCCCACGACTCCCGGAGTCGCTCGAGGACGTCCAGAAAGCCGGGCATCCCCCGCCGAGAGTGCTTGGGGAAGTAGGTGCCGACGTAGAACGGTTTGCCGTCCGGCGTGAGCCACGCCGAGAGCGGCCAGCCGCCCCTGCCGGTGACGAGCTGGCAGACGGTCATGTAGATACTGTCGACGTCGGGGCGCTCCTCGCGGTCGACCTTGATCGGCACGAAGTGTTCGTTCAGCACCGCGGCGACCTCCTCGTCGGCGAAGCTCTCTTCTTCCATGACGTGACACCAGTGACACGCCGAGTAGCCGATCGAGAGGAAGATGGGCACGTCGCGCTCGTGGGCCGCCTCGAGCGCCGCCTCGTCCCACGGCTGCCAGTTGACGGGGTTGTCCGCGTGCTGGCGCAGGTACGGGCTCTCCTCTGCGTCGAGCCGGTTGCGCTGGGTTGGGTCGTCCATGGGGACCCTAGGGCCACAGATGATAAAAGCACGGCGCACCTTACTACTAGAACAAACACATATTGTGGACGTTCCGAACGGTTCCCTTCGGACGTGCCGCAATCTAGGGATATACGTCACCTCGTCGTGACGGGATGCTATGGTTCGCGTTCCATACGTCGACCCGGACGATTTGCCCGCGGAGAAACGAGCCCTGCTCGACACGCTTTCCGAGACGGAGGAAGCGGAGCGAGCCCACGAGCTGGAAGGGGGGACCCTGAACGTCTATCGGCTGCTCGGGAACAACGTGGCCGTTCTCGAGGCGTTCCGTTCGTACGGCTCGACGGTCTGGCAGGAGAGTGGCCTGACCCCACACGAACGCGAGACCGTTATTCTGGCGACCTCCTGCCACGCCGACGCACCCTACGAGTGGCACCAGCACGTCCGCGTCGCACTCGACGAGGGCATGACCCGCGAGCAGATCCGGGCGATCTCGAGCGGCGATCACGAGGCACTCGAGCCGGAGCTCGCCGCTGCCGTCGACTACGTGGACGCCTTCGTCGAGGGCGACGTCGACGACGACGTTCACGACCGGCTGGCCGACCACTTCGACGACGACGTGATCGTGGGGATCGGCGCGCTCGCCGGCCTCTACCTCGGCCTCGCCAGGGCACTCGACGCGTTCGCAGTCGACACCGAAGTCGAGTTCGTCGGCTGGGACCTCGAGAACCTATAGCAGTCAACCCTGGCGCCCACGAACGGCCATCGGTGTGCCCGATCGTGGGACAGCCGATCGTCGTGTGCGGGACGATTCTCGGCCAGTCTTCGTGACCACTGACACGTACGTGTGAGACGCCTGGCGATACGCCCGAGCGAGCGCCCGGGACGCGAAAATCAAAGATCGCTGATTTATCCGAGACACATTACCATGCCACCAATTACTCCACGAATATCCTACTCTCGACCCCTCTCAATCAATGTCTATTGATAACACTCGCCAGAAAGTATTTGGAATATGAAAGCTTTTAACCGTGCAGATACAACTGACTATCAGCGCAACCACTTAGCATCAAACCAATGATTAAACAGCCATCACCACAGTCCGTCGAACCGCCAGTAGATATCTCCCTCCGCGCCTTCCTGGCGCTGTTTTTCGTCTTCTACGCACCGCTGGTCGCCGTTTCGTATCCGACGCTGTCGGCCGCCGCGCTCGCCGGGAGCGTCGTCGTCATCGTCACCTACCGATCCATCGATCGACACCTCAGCCAGCAGCAGGGGACACACCGAACGATCGACGTCCCGGGACTCGGAACCATCGAATACCGCTTTACGCGGTCGAAAGCGAACTGAGGGAACGTTACCGTTTTTCCGTGGTCTGTCGAGCGACTCCATGACGTTCACCGCAACAGGCATCCGCGACGACGAATTCGCCGTGGTGTGCCAGCGAGTTTGCGTGAGGAGACGGCTGTGACGAACCGCTTTCCGAACCGACGGCGTCGACTCGAGCGACGCCCTCACCTGCGGCGGACGAACTCGAGAAAGGCAAAGCCGTCGCGCTCGTCTCGCGAGACTTCGGTCCACTCCTCGCGGTCCCACTCGGGGAAGGACGTGTCCCCGTCGGGTTCGTCGTAAATTTCTGTCAGCACCAGCCGATCGACGGCGGGGAGATACTGCTCGTAGATCGTCGCCCCGCCCGCGACGAAGATGCGGTCGACCCCGTCGTGGCGCTCGTCTGCGGCGGCGGCGGCCGCCTCGAGTGACTCCTCAAGCCCGTTCGCGACGACGACGTTCTCGTAGTCGGTCGATTCCTCCTCGAGTCCGCGACTCGTCAGTACGACCGTCGTTCGGCCGGGGAGGGGTTCGCCGAGGGCCTCGAGGATTCCCTCGTAGGTGATCCGTCCCATGATGACGGGGTGGTTCACCGTCGTCTCTCTGAAGTGCGCGAGGTCCTCGGGGACGTCCCACGGCATGTCGCCGTCGGCGCCGATGATACCGTTTTCGGCGACGGCGACGATGGCGACCAGTTCGTGACCGGACTCGGCGGCGGGCGTGTCCGTATCCTCACTCATTCTGCCACTCCGAACCTGATTCCGTCGTGGGATTCGTACTCGCGCAGCTCGACGTCCTCGGCGGTCAGCTCGTCGATCGAGACGTCCGCGACCTCGAGGACCGGACGCTCGAGGGGCGCTCGCGACAACTGCTCGAGCAGGCCGGGGACGTGGTCGAGGCGCTCGTCGCCCTCGGCTTCGGGCGGCGCCTCGGCCTCGAGCCACGATTTGACCTCGAGGTACGCCTCTCGCTCGTCGACCCCGGCGAGCCGGGACTGGAGGGCCTCGAGGTTGTCGGCGTACCACTCGCCGCGCTCGCCACGGCCGCAGTAGACGTGGGCGTCGACGAGCGTGTGAGCGAACGTACCGGGTTCGAAGCCGGTCTGCTGGGCGACGACGTTCGTCAGGAGGGCGTAGGCGGCGATGTTGAACGGCACGCCGAGTGCGGTGTCGGCTGACCGCTGGGTGAGGTGGCAGTTGAGCCGATTCCCCTGGACGTTGAAGACGAACGTGTAGTGACACGGCGGCAGCGTCGAGATGGCCGCGTTGGCGGGGTGCCAGGCGTTGACGACCAGCCGACGGGAGTTCGGGCTGTCAGAGAGCGTGTCGATCACGTACTGCAACTGGTCGAACGTCAGCCGGCCGTCGGCCTCCTCGGTCACCCACCGGTGGGCCTCGTCGGGCCAGGACTCGCCCTCGAGGCGGGCGTCCGCTTCGGGGATCGGGTACCGTCGCCAGAATCGCCCGTAGGCGGTGTCGAGGTGGCCCGCCTCGTCCGCCCAGGCGTCCCAGATTTTCGTCTCTTCGCGCAGCTCCCGGATGTGCTCCTGTCCGGAGAGGTACCAGCAGACCTCATGAAGCATCGAGTTCCAGCGGTAGCCGTCCATCTTTTTGGTCGTCAGGAGGGGATACCCCGCTGCCAGGTCGATCGCGTAGTGCTGGCTGAACGACGAGATGGTGTCGACGCCGGTCCGGTTCGGCTTGTAGGTGCCCGCAGAGAGCACCGCGTCGACGAGCTCGAGATACTCGCGCATGAGACGGGCTTTCGTCGGAGAATACAAATAAACCCGTATTCACGACCGGTTTTGAACTCGAGGCGCGATTCCACTCTCGTTCACACCGTCGGCTCACGGCTCGGTTGGGTCAGTCACGAAACCGACGGTCACCCGTCGGTCGGGGCCGACGGGCCCGGCTAATCGTCCGCCGGCGCGAGCACGTCCTGGTCGTCCTCGAGCAGCCGATCGAGCGCGTCGACCATCGCCGTCACGCTCGCGCGCGTGATGTCGGCTTCGCTCCTGGCGACGGTGACCGAGCGGTCGTCGCGGCTCATCGTCACCTCGACGGTGACGACGGCGTCGGTGCCGCCGGTGATCGCGTCGACCTGGTAGGCCTCGAGCTGGGCGTCGGCGGCCGTCCCAAGCGCCTTCCGGACGGCGGAGACGGCAGCGTCGACGGGACCAGAACCCGTGCCGGAGGCGACGTGTTCCTCGCCCGCGACGTCGAGTCGGACGCTCGCGGTCGGGACGTCGCTCCCGCTGATGGCGGTGAGCCCCAGCAGTTCGACGGTGCGCTCGCGGTCGTCGCCAGTGACGTCCTCGGCGACGGCCAGCAGGTCGGCGTCGGTGACCCGGCGGCCACGGTCGCCGAGTTCGGTCACCCGACTCGCGATCTCGGCGAGCTCGTCGTCGCTCGCCTCGACGCCGTGTTCCTCGAGCACGGCCTTCACGCCCGCCCGTCCGGTGTGTTTGCCGAGGGCGAGCCGACGCTCCCGACCGACCGTCTCCGGCGGGTAGGGCTCGTACATCTTCTCGTCTTTGAGCGTGCCGTCGGTGTGGATGCCGCTCTCGTGGGTGAAGGCGTTCTCGCCGATCACCGCCTTGTTTGGCGGGAGCGCCACGCCCGTCGCCCGGGAGACGACCTGCGCGAGTTCGTACAGCTCCGCGAGCTCGAGCGTCTCGACGTCGTAGACGTGTGCGAGAGCGATCGCCACCTCCTCTAAGGCGACGTTGCCAGCGCGCTCCCCGAGCCCGTTGACGGTGCAGTGGACGAGGTCCGCACCCGCGGAGATACCCGCGAGGGCGTTCGTCACGCCGAGCCCGAGGTCGTCGTGGGTGTGAACGCTCGTCGGACCGAGCGCGGAGAGGCGGGAAACGGCCTCGTACGTTCGTTCGGGGCCCGTGTGACCGACCGTGTCGGCGAAACAGACCCGGTCTGCACCCGCGTCGAGGGCGGTGCCCAGCAGCTCCTCGAGGTAGTCGAGGTCCGCACGCGAACCGTCCTCGCCGATGACCTCGACCCAGAGGCCGTGGGAGTTCGCGTACTCGACGAGCTCGGCCGTCGTCTCGAGGTTGCCCTCGTGAGTCGTTCCGACCTTGCCCTCGACGTGGCGGTCACTCGAGGGCACCACGACGTGGACGCCATCGACGTCGCAGTCGAGCGCGAGGTCGACGTCGACCTGGAGTCCGCGACAGAAGCTCGTCACGAGCGCGTCGAGGTCGAGGTCGGTCACGCGGGAGATGCCCTGTCGTTCGCCCGCGCCGGTGCAGGCGCTGCCCGCCTCGATGACGGCCACGCCGGTTCGCTCGAGCGCGCGGGCGATCTCGACTTTTTCGTCGGGGGAAAGGGAGATGCCTGGCGCTTGCTCACCGTCGCGAAGCGTCGTGTCGAGCAATTCAACGGTCCGATCGTCGGCTACCTGGAGTCCATCGCGGCCGACTGTGAAGGGCTGAGAATCAGTTTCGGGGTCGAATTTCCCGGCCAGCCGCCTTGCGGCGACTTACTCTATCCTC
This portion of the Natronobeatus ordinarius genome encodes:
- a CDS encoding ArsR/SmtB family transcription factor encodes the protein MTTEPSLETVVALLDDEYARSILEATCEEPMTATQLADHCDASLSTIYRRLERLEAADVVHEQTRIREDGNHDTIYAATLAEVHLRLDDDGFTYELTRRDEDVVDRLYRLWGEL
- a CDS encoding M24 family metallopeptidase, whose product is MHVDLSPLHRYLERESIDGYLIDDDSTDPDQRYVSGFDAPDAYVTLVTDDGVHVLVSGLEYGRAVKEADVDTVTRLSEYDYRSLLEGYGTYEGRVRVVAAFLADHGVESVAVPKGFPTGTADGLREQELSVVVEPEGIVEEIRARKTDEEIEHVREAQRANEAAMAVVEGLIAGAEIEDGVLVHEGEPLTSERVKTALEIELLHYNCGLDDAIVACGADGADPHDRGSGPLRANELIVVDIFPRDKETKYFGDVTRTFLRGEPTDEMRRRYEVTREAYEAALEAVEPGVTGAEVHDAACDVIEAAGFDTLRSDPGAETGFIHSTGHGVGLALHEAPSVSPAGGELEPGHVITIEPGLYDPDVGGVRIEDLVVVTEDGYENLTEYPVSLEPASRSDRLER
- the tpiA gene encoding triose-phosphate isomerase; its protein translation is MFVLVNLKTYPCDPVAVAEAARDVNETTTARVAVAAQAAHIARVAETGAETWAQHVDPIDHGSNTGHVLAETVADAGAVGTLVNHSENRLKLADIDGSVRAAERAGLETVVCANNPAQIGAVTALGPDAVAVEPPALIGTGTPVSQADPDVVEDAVAAAANVDPDVPVLCGAGISTGDDVTAAADLGSEGVLLASGVAKADDPKAALEDLVAPL
- a CDS encoding DUF7521 family protein; the protein is MLEDVRTMELAVGAFALGATVLGLYIGIQALRAMRRYEEPSLWYLALGLVLLTAVTYTTSFVGTILINLRLLSLPQQDWFWLAVHVTQFAGLALIAYALHRRPSRRTP
- a CDS encoding DUF7718 family protein; this encodes MGLLSEVTGSGVMNGWRAVGVTETSPGDVVVAALVVLIGGLLVVANSDRGRRVTDRARYNPSEVVIYGVGVNVGFILVLLVLVIFGLAALALPLLLVYAVLAVAATVVGYLAVGRLVAGNWWLVVAVGAVAAAIAVVVPYLGTVTGLAVTSVGFGMLVLEYNSAYDREVETELAGPANMRSHIGVSTKNGAVTRFQITITYWTGVDHETVVRYVHDPTENGSDVTEDGLRIRIHGEAGSIDVEDVTEPIEPDDAVQQAFEHLETNLDELVREFEHDRGIEADEAEWSYEMPLEASELRSARETLGEQRETVTAYLATAADSPQAGWLLEGGR
- the aroA gene encoding 3-phosphoshikimate 1-carboxyvinyltransferase: MDVTLTPSSVRGEARAPPSKSYTHRAILASGYADGALVHDALWSADTRATARAVDLFGGAVSRDRETGRLEVDGFGGRPDVPPDVLDCDNSGTTMRLVSATAALADGTTVLTGDASLRSRPQGPLLEAITDLDGVAMSTRGNGQAPLVITGPVSGGTVSIPGDVSSQYLSALLMAGAVTDEGIELELETELKSAPYVDVTIEVLDEFGVEARRTADGFAVDGGQHYEPTDGEYAVPGDFSSISYLAAAGAVAGDDAVLVKGAYPSAQGDIAIVEILERMGAEIDWDEADGVLEVAASDLEGIEVSVEDTPDLLPTIATLGAVASGDTQITNAEHVRYKETDRVSAMAEELGNMGVETTEEQDALTIHGDESSLEGATVDGRGDHRIVMSLAIAGLVADGETTIQGAEHVDVSFPNFFEVLYELGAELERHD